Part of the Kamptonema formosum PCC 6407 genome, AACTACTTGGCATCAGCGCCTTCCTCAAATTTCAATGTAGTAAAATTAGGAATTGGTAATTGGTAATGGCTAATTGGTAATTGGGATACACAGATTTTACAGATTCCTCTGATTTCACAGAGTAAATAATCAGGACTCTAACTAATCCGTGTAATCCGTGTAATCGGTAAAATCCGTGTTCATAATTGGTAATTGCTAATTGCTAATGGTTAATTCAGGAATTACGCAAAACCATCCGTAACGCTGCTAGAAAATTAAAAGTTAAAAGTTACAAATTAAATTCATCATTTTTAATTTTGCATTTTTAATTTTTAATTTTCTTCGGCGAAGGTTCAGTAGGTTTATATCCTCCTTCTAAGGCAAAGCGAACTAACTGAGAGCGATTTTCTAGTTGTAGCTTGCTGAAGATACTACTAAGATGAGCTTGCACGGTGCGGGGACTTATAAAAAGGCGATCGCTAATTTGCTTATTTGTATAACCTTGAATCACCTCCCAAAAGACTCTTTCCTCTGCGGGTGTTAAGGGTAAAGGTTGAGACTCCGGTGTTACAGTTGGAGGTGGAATCTTTACCTGTTCAACACCAGAGTTTTGGAGCAAGCGGACAATTTCAGCATGAATACGGTGACTCCGCTCCAACTGTCCCTTCACTTTAGCTAGTATTTCCTTTGGTTGAAAAGGCTTTACTAGATAGTCATCTCCGCCAATAGAATGACCTTCAACTTTCGATTCTAACTCTCCTTGACCTGATAAAAATATAAATGGTACTAACTGACCCAAACGGCTCGAACGCAGGCGACGGCAAAATTCAAACCCGTCCATATGTGGCATCATCACATCTGAAATCACCAGATCTGGAGGATTGCTTTCAAAAATAGATAGGGCTTCAAGACCTGAACTCGCACATTCAACCTGATATCCTCGGCTTTCCAGATAAATTGCTAAGACTGCCTGACAGTCTAGTTCGTCGTCAACTACTAATATCTTTTGCATACTCGCATTTTACCAAGTTGCGTTGCCCATAGTAGCGCCAACCCTTTGCGATCGCCATTCCTTACTCCTAATTTAGCGTCGGAGTATATCAATTAGCCCAAAAAGCTGACATTTGGTAGCTCAATCTAGAAGATTTTAAACCTGAAGAAAAAAATTGATCCGATCCTTCTTCCTCTGAGATTGGCACCAAATTGATAACTCGACTAGATTTAGACATCAAAGAAGGGGATGATAATCGCTTACCTGCCGTTAAAAAGGTTTCAAATTCTGCGGCTGGTTTAGCTGGGCTAAACAAATACCCCTGTATGATATCACACTGTTTGTCTCTTAAAAAATCTAATTCTGCCTCAGTTTCTACGCCTTCAGCAATCACTGTTAGCTCTAGATTATGAGCGAGTTGAATTACGGCTGTTGTAATTGCTTTATTATGAGCATCGCTGGCAACGTTACTCACAAAGCATTTATCAATTTTCAAACAATCAAAAGGAAATTGTTTGAGATAACCTAATGAAGCATAGCCAGTTCCAAAATCATCAATTGCGATCCGAATTCCTAGAGATTTAAGTTCATTTAAAGTAGCAGTAGCGACAGCAACATTTTCCATTACTGCGCTTTCCGTCACCTCTAATTCTAAATTGCCGGGTTCTAAGCCAGTAACCTTTAATATTTCAATAATTCGGGGCAAAAGCTGGGGATCGGAGAGTTGACGAACTGATAGATTGACTGATATTCGGAAGTTAGCAAATCCAGAGGCGATCCACCAGGCCGTTTGAGTGCAAGCAGTAAATAATACCCACTCTCCCATCTGGATAATTAAGCCTGTCTCTTCTGCTAGGGGAATAAATTCGGCTGGCGAGATCGTACCTTTTTCGGGATGGTTCCACCGTACTAAAGCTTCTGCACCGATAATTTCGCCAGTGGCGAGTTCTACCTGTGGCTGATAGTAAACTTCAAATTCATTCTGTGCTAAAGCGTGGCGGATTTCAATTTCCAGCGCCAATTTCTCATTAGAAATCGTATTGGTAATTACCGACTCATTAACTAGATCGTTCAGCCTTGCTTCCGCTTGATGAAGTGCTTGAGTGAGAGGTTGAGTGATGGTTTTCCTCTTAGAGAGAATTGACGCGATCGCGCCGAGCAATTCTTCCTTCGTAAATGGCTTAGTGAGGTAGTCATCCGCTCCCAATTCCATTCCCCGACGAAATTCAGCCTTGGCGGATTGAGCGGTGAGAAAAATAAACGGAACCGCAGAGGTGAGTCGGTTTTGGCGCAGGGCTTTGAGCACTTCGTAACCGTCTAGATCGGGCATCTGCACGTCACACAAAATTAAATCTGGGATCTCAGAAAGCGCCACTTTTACCCCCATCCGACCATTCTCAACAGCACTAACTCGAAAATCGTGGGCTTCCAGCAGTTCCACTAGCGTTTCCCGGATTAGTGATTCGTCTTCAATCACCAGAATTTTGATCATGGTAGTTAAATAACAAATGGCACCTTACTATAGCACAATCAAATTAATCATACTATACTAAATTCACTAATTTAGTGAATTTAGCCAAATAACCAATAAATACTTAGCCATTTGGCTAGGTATTAACTTCTCACTTCAATAGTCTAATATTCTTAATCTAATTCTAGAGAAAGTTGCAAATGGCTTTGTTCTTTCGCCCGATCTGGTAGGGGATCGGGGGGGTCAGTAACAGCAGGACAATAGCGAGTATAGGTACATTTTGTACATTGTTTTCCGGGATTTGGCTGCCACTCACTATCTGTCCGCAACTGCACTGCAAGTTCGCCAATTGTTGCTTCTACCTGCTGTTTATGTTCGGGAGTAGCTTCAAATACAATTTCTTCTCCTAGTTGCACGTACAGTAGACTCATTTGCTTCAAACTCTGATGATATTTTTGTTCTAAAGCTAAGTAGTACAACCCGATCTGCAAGTCGATTTCATCGGGGTCAAAGGCTGGCATAGTTTTAGTGGATTTGTAATCGATTAGTTCTAATCCATCTTCGAGCCAGTCTAGGCGATCGTAGCGACCAGTAATCTTAAAATCTACATTGCACAAATTCAAAGTTGCTTGGATTTTTCCTTCTACGGCTAAAGGCTTTCTTAACGATATCAAGGGCGCAATAAATTGGCAGTAATAAGTGTTTAAAATCTCTGCTCCCGAAGCCTGCAATTCGCTGCTCAAAAGAGAACTCACGCTTTCCCAACATTGGTTAATCCAAGTCATTTTCGGTAACGGATCGAGATAGTGCCAATCCCAATAAATTTTAGCGAGGGCTGCGTGTAAAGCTTTTCCTAAAGCGGGAGAAACGAAAAAAGCTTTAGTTTTCAATCCTCGTTCGTACTTGAAATAGTAGGATTTCGGACAGCGGTGATAGTCTTGTAATTTAGTAGCTGAGAGTGGGTAGGGCATAACTTCAGCAGGAAGAAAGGGGCTAGGGGTTAGGGGCTAGGGGCTAGGGAAGAGGAAGAGGGGGAGGCGGAGATGGGGAGATAGGGGAGATAGGGGAGATGGGGGAGCAGAGGAGCAGGGGAGAAATTTTCGATTAGCCATTAGCCATTAGCCATTAGCCATTAATAATTAATAATGTTATAATTGATAATTAGGGAAAAACAATTAAATTTTACGATCTTTTTTAATGAGAGTTAGGAGTTTTCGTGATACAGGTACGGTTGAAAACTAGAAAAGTGAATGCGGAACCAAAGCCGCATAATGAGTCGCGGGTACGGGAACACTTATCAAACGAGCGTACTTATTTAGCTTGGATGCGGACTGCGATCGCGCTAATGGCCTTTGCGGTCGTAATCATCCGTCTGCGAGCTTTTCATCCACCCTTGGTTTCCAGTATTGGGGTTGGCTGGAAGTTAAGCATAATTCTTTCTCTGGTTGCTTTGGGGACGGTGTTGATGTCAACTCAACACTATTTCGCTGTCCGCCAAGATATCGATCGGGATGTCCATGAACCAGGCGATCGCTGGGTTATTCTTTTAAGTCTCACTGTCACGCTTTTAGGAACAGGGATTATATATTTGGTATTGTTTCAATAAGATTTAATTCCTCATATACTTTTTAAGTAATTAGCCCGTAAATCTGATTATTTCTAAGTATATTCTGAATTTCTGGAAATGTCTATTATGTCTATTGTAAAAATTCGCGTATTCTTTGAAGATATGCAGCACCAGCAGTTTTAGCCGTATTTGTGTGATCGGCATTAGGTACAATATATAATTCTTTGGGTTCGCGAGCTGCCTCAAACAATTTTTTGCTCATCTCAACAGGAACCACAGTATCAGCAGTACCGTGAATAAACAGCACGGGCATTTTTAGCTTGGAGACTTTAGCGATCGAGTCAAACCGCTGCGTCAGTATCAAATCTATAGGGAACATCCGAAAAGAACGCTTATAGTCCACCATCTCCCGTGTTGAAGTAAAGGAACTTTCGACAATCAACCCGGCTGCTTCTGGGTGATGCACAGCTAAATCAATGGCGATCGCACCACCTAAAGAATGACCGTAAATAAAAATTTGACTGGGAGGGATCTCCCGTTCTTTGACTAAATAACCCCAAGCAGTTTTAGCATCTTGATAAACCTGTGATTCATTGGGAAAATTGCCCGTACTCCGGCCGTAACCTCGGTAATCAATCAACAATACTGACAAACCCAACTGGTGAAACCGATTAGCGTGTTCGAGATTAGCTCCTATATTGGAGCCATTGCCATGTAAATATAATACTACTTGCTGTTGTTGCTCTGGAATTGATTTCGCACTTGGCATCCACCAACCGTGAATGCGTTCCACCTGTCCAGTTTTAGTAACTATCGGCAACCAGACATCTTCATAGACCAAGTTAAAAAAATCAGGAGTAATATCGATCGCCTGTATCGGGAAAAATAGAAACTTAGTCTGGTTTATGAATAGGAACGTACAGATAGCAAAATAGCCCAGGGCGCAGACTCCTCCAACAACTGTCAGCAACTTATATAAAAAAGACATGAGTACCTACAAAATAGCGGTTTGCTCGAATATTACTAACATTGTACAAACTGCAATTGCTATAGGGAGGGGCGTACTGAGATTGCTAAAGTCTGGTAGAGCTGGGGCGATCGCAGTAGAGTGGGTGGCTGAGCGTTGTACAATTCGATCGGACTTACAGGCAAGCGAACAATTAGCTCGTCAGCAAGCACAATTATGTCTACTGCAACGATCGCGATCGAGATCCCTTTTTTGGCAGATGAGATCGATAGACCTCTCCAGAAATTAAGTTTCCGACCAAACAGGATCGGGCTTTCGGGTGCTTTTTCCCAGAGGTCTAATCGTCAAACTGCAAGAGACTGCTATAGCGCAAGGATAATTTAGCTGAACCTGAAAGACTTACAGCGTTGCTGGCTAAACAATCTTGCCTAATTCGCATCAATTAATTTTTCTATCTTACTGTCTGGATTAAGGAAATAGACCCGATGAATTCTGAGATATTACCTGGTTTAAGTTTCCCCCTCGGCGCTACAGTCATCTCCGAAGGCGTTAACTTCTGCATTTACTCCAAAAACGCTACAGCTTTAGAACTGCTGCTTTTTAATTCCCCTGATGCACCCGAACCCGATCGCGTCATTAAACTTGACCCTAAAGAAAATAGAACTCACTACTACTGGCACGTTTTTATCGCCGATATTGGCGCAGGACAAATTTACGCTTACCGCGCCTACGGCCCCTTTATCCCAGAAAAAGGACTGCGTTTCGATGGCGAAAAAGTGCTGCTCGATCCCTATGCTCTCGCCGTAGTAGGATGGGAAAATTATAGTCGCTCAGCAGCCTGTCTTCCCGGAGACAATTGTTCAACCGCCTTGAGAGGCGTAGTTGTCGATCCGAGTACCTACGACTGGGAAGGGGATATCCCCCAACGCCGCCCCTATTCTCAGACTTTAATTTACGAACTGCACGTCGGCGGTTTCACGCGCAACCCTAACTCTGGGGTGTCCCCAGAAAAACGCGGTACCTATGCCGGTCTAATCGAAAAAATTCCTTACCTCCAAGAATTGGGGATCACCGCAGTCGAATTGCTACCTGTCCACGAATTTGATGAACAAGACGTGCGGCCAGGACTTAAAAATTACTGGGGTTATAGTACGATCGCATTTTTTGCTCCCCATCGCGCCTACAGTTACCGCCGCGATCCCATTGGGCCCGTAGACGAATTTCGCGACATGGTTAAGGCCCTACACAAAGCTGGAATTGAAGTCATCCTCGATGTCGTATTTAACCACACGGCTGAGGGTAGCGAAGACGGGCCGACACTTTCCTTTAAGGGATTAGAGAATGCAGCTTATTACATTCTGGAGGAGGATCAATCTAAATATAGCAACTACAGCGGTTGCGGTAACACCTTGAAAGGTAATCACGATATTGTCGGGCGGATGATTATTGATAGCCTGGAATACTGGGTTTCCGAGATGCACATAGACGGGTTTCGCTTCGATTTAGCCTCCGTACTTTCTCGCAGCCAATCAGGTCATCCTCTCACAGATCCACCGATTTTGTGGGCGATCGAATCTAACCCAATTTTGGTAAACGCCAAGGTAATTGCAGAAGCTTGGGATGCAGCGGGACTTTATCAAGTCGGTTCCTTTATTGGCGATCGCTTTGCCGAATGGAATGGCCCTTACCGAGACGAAGTACGGCGTTTCGTCAAAGGAGATCCAGGAACCCTAGTCAGACTAGCAGCGCGGATTATGGGCAGTCCCGATATCTACCCCCAAGTTGACCGCGAACCAAATCGTAGCATCAACTTTATCACCTGCCATGATGGTTTTACCCTCAACGATCTAGTTTGCTACAACGAGAAACATAACGAAGCAAATAACGAAGATAGCCGCGATGGAGCTAATGATAATTTTAGCTGGAATTGCGGTGTAGAAGGAGAAACAGACGACCCTGCCATTGAAGCTTTGCGCTTACGGCAAATCAAAAATTTCTTCACAATTATTCTGACTTCTCAAGGTACACCGATGCTACTGATGGGGGACGAAGTGCGGCGATCGCAGGGGGGAAATAATAATAGTTACTGTCAAGACAACGCATTGAGTTGGTTTAACTGGAATGGTGTAGAACAACACTCAGGTTTAGTGCGCTTTGTTAAAGGACTCATCCAATTTTCTCAGTCCCTAGAGATTTTCCATCAAGAACGAATATTAACTGTTACCTTTGGCAGTCAAGAACCTCACATTATCTGGCACGGAGTGGAGTTAGGGAAGCCAGATTGGAGCATTAACTCTCACGTTTTAGCTTTTACTCTCCGACATCCTAAAGCTGGGGAAAACCTGCATATTATACTCAATGCCTACTGGAAACCCCTAGCATTTGAATTGCCGCCGCTAGGAAGAGACGAATCTTGGCATCGCATTGTCGATACTGCATTAGCCACTCCTGATGATTTTTCTCCTCTAGAAGTAGCGCCGTCTGTTACGGGAAAAGCTTATCAGACAGAGGCGCGATCTGCTGTAGTCCTGATGGCGCGATCGAACTTTCATTGAAATGTTGGTAATTCCTAATTGCTAATTGCTCACAACAAAAAGCCCGATTTCTGCAAGAAACCGGGCTAAAATATTAACTTAAAACCCCAGAGAAACCTGACGGGGTGACAATGCGGCTGAAACCTTTATGGGCTCATGGTTAAGGCTCCTGAACCTCCAAAAAGATATCAGCGATTATGACTTGCTTATTGACAATTATGATAGTAGCGATCGCCGCCGCTCCTTATTCTCCGTTATCTACCGCCGAAAAAGTCGCGATCGCACGCACCTATCTTTTTTGAGGCAGATCAACTCAAACCCTTGTCTAATATGTCTTTCAACTTGCTTGTCACCCCGTCAGCAGAGAAACTCTAATCAATCAGAATTTATCTGCGGTAAAAATTCCTTACAACTGCTTCACCTCAGACACCAACTTGGCAACTACATCCTTAGCGCCACCAAACAGCATCATCGTTTTATCCTTGTAGAAAAGCTCGTTATCTACACCAGAAAAACCAGCATTCATCCCGCGCTTAATTACGATTGTATGCTTTGCCCTTTCTACTTCTAGAATTGGCATTCCATAAATCGGACTAGCTGTATCGTGACGGGCGGCTGGATTTACTACATCATTTGCCCCAATTACTAGAGCTACATCAGTCTCATCAAACAAAGGATTGATATCATCCATATCGTACAATTGCGGATAAGGCACGTTCGCTTCTGCTAATAGTACGTTCATGTGTCCCGGCATCCGTCCGGCTACTGGGTGAATCGCATATTTTACGTCAACGCCGAGGCCTTCCAATTGATCTGCTAATTCGCGGACAGCGTGCTGTGCTTGGGCTACGGCCATCCCATAACCAGGAATGATCACGACCGATCGCGCATAGCCTAACATCATGGCGCTTTCTTCCATGTCTATGCTGCGAACAGTCTTGTCGATCGCACTACCAGCAGCAGCAGTCGTGGCCCCGCCACCGCTACTACCAAAGGCACTAAACAAAACGCTTGCTAGAGAACGGTTCATCGCCTTACACATAATCTGTGTGAGGATGATCCCCGAAGCGCCCACCAGTGCCCCCGCGATGATTAGCATATTGTTCATCAAGATGAACCCAGCTACACTCGCAGCGATCCCCGAATAGGAGTTTAGCAGCGAGATCACCACAGGCATATCGCCGCCGCCGATTGGCAGCACAAACATGATGCCGAGTATGTTGGAGATCAGGATTAAACCCAGGAATACTGAGAAATTTTCGGGATCGAAGACTAAATAGGCGCTACCGGCTAAAAGTGCTATCGCCAATGCAGCATTTACCGGTTGCTGAAAGGGAAAGGTAATCGGCGCACCGGGAAGCAATTCTTGCAATTTACCAAAAGCCAATAAGCTACCAGTAAAGGTGATCCCGCCAATCAACACGCCCAAAACGATCGTGATCGTAGCGTCGGGGGTCGGAGATTCGGGGATGCTGAGATAGCGCCAAAATTCACCGACGGCAACTAAGGCAGAAGCCGCACCACCAAAGCCATTGAGCAAACCTACCATCTGCGGCATATCTGTCATGGCCACAGTTTTTGCCATGATCGTTCCCAAAATGGAACCAGCGATGATACCGACGACAATTAGTTCGTAGCTGACAACTTGACGTTCCAGCAATGTACCAACGATCGCGATCGCCATCCCAATTGCAGCTAAAACATTACCTTGACGCGCCGTTGCTGGCGATCCTAATTGTTTCAAACCAATGATGAATAATGACGCAGCTACTAAATAGCTTAACTGAATGCCACTAGGCAGAAAATCGCTCATAAGTCCTCAAAGAGAGTAGAAATCGTGAGGTTAACAAAAGAATCCCATTTCCAAAGGGTGGAAAGCCT contains:
- a CDS encoding response regulator transcription factor, whose translation is MQKILVVDDELDCQAVLAIYLESRGYQVECASSGLEALSIFESNPPDLVISDVMMPHMDGFEFCRRLRSSRLGQLVPFIFLSGQGELESKVEGHSIGGDDYLVKPFQPKEILAKVKGQLERSHRIHAEIVRLLQNSGVEQVKIPPPTVTPESQPLPLTPAEERVFWEVIQGYTNKQISDRLFISPRTVQAHLSSIFSKLQLENRSQLVRFALEGGYKPTEPSPKKIKN
- a CDS encoding EAL domain-containing response regulator, which codes for MIKILVIEDESLIRETLVELLEAHDFRVSAVENGRMGVKVALSEIPDLILCDVQMPDLDGYEVLKALRQNRLTSAVPFIFLTAQSAKAEFRRGMELGADDYLTKPFTKEELLGAIASILSKRKTITQPLTQALHQAEARLNDLVNESVITNTISNEKLALEIEIRHALAQNEFEVYYQPQVELATGEIIGAEALVRWNHPEKGTISPAEFIPLAEETGLIIQMGEWVLFTACTQTAWWIASGFANFRISVNLSVRQLSDPQLLPRIIEILKVTGLEPGNLELEVTESAVMENVAVATATLNELKSLGIRIAIDDFGTGYASLGYLKQFPFDCLKIDKCFVSNVASDAHNKAITTAVIQLAHNLELTVIAEGVETEAELDFLRDKQCDIIQGYLFSPAKPAAEFETFLTAGKRLSSPSLMSKSSRVINLVPISEEEGSDQFFSSGLKSSRLSYQMSAFWAN
- a CDS encoding RecB family exonuclease → MPYPLSATKLQDYHRCPKSYYFKYERGLKTKAFFVSPALGKALHAALAKIYWDWHYLDPLPKMTWINQCWESVSSLLSSELQASGAEILNTYYCQFIAPLISLRKPLAVEGKIQATLNLCNVDFKITGRYDRLDWLEDGLELIDYKSTKTMPAFDPDEIDLQIGLYYLALEQKYHQSLKQMSLLYVQLGEEIVFEATPEHKQQVEATIGELAVQLRTDSEWQPNPGKQCTKCTYTRYCPAVTDPPDPLPDRAKEQSHLQLSLELD
- a CDS encoding YidH family protein; protein product: MNAEPKPHNESRVREHLSNERTYLAWMRTAIALMAFAVVIIRLRAFHPPLVSSIGVGWKLSIILSLVALGTVLMSTQHYFAVRQDIDRDVHEPGDRWVILLSLTVTLLGTGIIYLVLFQ
- a CDS encoding alpha/beta hydrolase, whose translation is MSFLYKLLTVVGGVCALGYFAICTFLFINQTKFLFFPIQAIDITPDFFNLVYEDVWLPIVTKTGQVERIHGWWMPSAKSIPEQQQQVVLYLHGNGSNIGANLEHANRFHQLGLSVLLIDYRGYGRSTGNFPNESQVYQDAKTAWGYLVKEREIPPSQIFIYGHSLGGAIAIDLAVHHPEAAGLIVESSFTSTREMVDYKRSFRMFPIDLILTQRFDSIAKVSKLKMPVLFIHGTADTVVPVEMSKKLFEAAREPKELYIVPNADHTNTAKTAGAAYLQRIREFLQ
- the glgX gene encoding glycogen debranching protein GlgX; protein product: MNSEILPGLSFPLGATVISEGVNFCIYSKNATALELLLFNSPDAPEPDRVIKLDPKENRTHYYWHVFIADIGAGQIYAYRAYGPFIPEKGLRFDGEKVLLDPYALAVVGWENYSRSAACLPGDNCSTALRGVVVDPSTYDWEGDIPQRRPYSQTLIYELHVGGFTRNPNSGVSPEKRGTYAGLIEKIPYLQELGITAVELLPVHEFDEQDVRPGLKNYWGYSTIAFFAPHRAYSYRRDPIGPVDEFRDMVKALHKAGIEVILDVVFNHTAEGSEDGPTLSFKGLENAAYYILEEDQSKYSNYSGCGNTLKGNHDIVGRMIIDSLEYWVSEMHIDGFRFDLASVLSRSQSGHPLTDPPILWAIESNPILVNAKVIAEAWDAAGLYQVGSFIGDRFAEWNGPYRDEVRRFVKGDPGTLVRLAARIMGSPDIYPQVDREPNRSINFITCHDGFTLNDLVCYNEKHNEANNEDSRDGANDNFSWNCGVEGETDDPAIEALRLRQIKNFFTIILTSQGTPMLLMGDEVRRSQGGNNNSYCQDNALSWFNWNGVEQHSGLVRFVKGLIQFSQSLEIFHQERILTVTFGSQEPHIIWHGVELGKPDWSINSHVLAFTLRHPKAGENLHIILNAYWKPLAFELPPLGRDESWHRIVDTALATPDDFSPLEVAPSVTGKAYQTEARSAVVLMARSNFH
- a CDS encoding NAD(P)(+) transhydrogenase (Re/Si-specific) subunit beta → MSDFLPSGIQLSYLVAASLFIIGLKQLGSPATARQGNVLAAIGMAIAIVGTLLERQVVSYELIVVGIIAGSILGTIMAKTVAMTDMPQMVGLLNGFGGAASALVAVGEFWRYLSIPESPTPDATITIVLGVLIGGITFTGSLLAFGKLQELLPGAPITFPFQQPVNAALAIALLAGSAYLVFDPENFSVFLGLILISNILGIMFVLPIGGGDMPVVISLLNSYSGIAASVAGFILMNNMLIIAGALVGASGIILTQIMCKAMNRSLASVLFSAFGSSGGGATTAAAGSAIDKTVRSIDMEESAMMLGYARSVVIIPGYGMAVAQAQHAVRELADQLEGLGVDVKYAIHPVAGRMPGHMNVLLAEANVPYPQLYDMDDINPLFDETDVALVIGANDVVNPAARHDTASPIYGMPILEVERAKHTIVIKRGMNAGFSGVDNELFYKDKTMMLFGGAKDVVAKLVSEVKQL